The proteins below come from a single Dinghuibacter silviterrae genomic window:
- a CDS encoding ATP-dependent nuclease, producing MIIEKINLKNLRCFENAELNLSKSLNILVGFNNSGKSTILKSVYSLQELFYLRETDIRAREDSFSIEFEIGQVNKPEQSYFAPAYFHPGIRATTTRYINITLNQSGERESYTLEKRELTADERTYVGDQRKQKFDGFPNREDKGGFIYPFLTTRKKAFISTQGSVEDTFIIRDSQSNLPAKVQKINGIPTINEEFRRLCKTIIGYEVVPIAAQQNGYTLGMYSGPYNTIPIEAMGEGVINIIGLLVNLLTEDGKLFLLEEIENDLHPVALKILLDLIIKKAKNNQVIISTHSDVVLKHLSAIEGAKIFYISQDNTGLAIPTSTIQEVPASPQQRRDILKLLGYDLSDRDLFEGYLLFEESSAERIVRDFIIPNFVPELHHKIGTIAANGVDDVHAKFKHLHDLFLYVHSSPVYKNKAWVIADGDEAGKRNIEKMQNDYKKSWSPEHFVCLSEEQFERYYPALFQQEVERIFSIQNKKIQRDEKLTLLNQVLEWLQEDKKRAKKALDESAKEVIELFQKIATALK from the coding sequence ATGATAATAGAAAAAATTAACCTCAAAAACCTTCGCTGTTTTGAAAATGCCGAATTAAATCTATCTAAATCCCTAAACATTCTGGTCGGGTTCAACAATTCGGGAAAGTCTACGATACTCAAGTCGGTCTACTCTTTGCAAGAACTTTTTTACCTTAGGGAAACCGATATTAGAGCAAGGGAAGACTCATTCTCCATCGAATTTGAAATAGGGCAAGTAAATAAACCTGAACAATCCTATTTCGCACCGGCCTACTTCCATCCGGGAATACGCGCCACAACTACCAGATACATCAACATTACTCTTAATCAAAGTGGCGAAAGAGAATCTTATACTCTTGAAAAAAGAGAATTAACTGCCGACGAAAGAACTTATGTAGGTGACCAAAGAAAACAAAAGTTTGATGGTTTTCCCAACAGGGAGGACAAAGGTGGCTTCATATATCCATTTTTAACAACAAGGAAAAAAGCATTTATTTCAACCCAAGGCAGTGTAGAAGACACTTTTATTATTCGTGATAGCCAATCAAACCTCCCCGCCAAGGTTCAAAAGATCAACGGCATCCCTACCATAAATGAAGAGTTCCGACGATTGTGCAAAACAATAATTGGCTATGAAGTAGTCCCAATTGCAGCACAGCAAAACGGTTATACATTGGGAATGTACAGTGGCCCATATAATACTATCCCAATCGAAGCGATGGGAGAGGGTGTTATAAACATTATTGGGCTGTTGGTCAACTTACTGACCGAAGATGGAAAGCTATTTTTACTTGAAGAAATAGAAAACGACTTGCATCCTGTGGCACTAAAAATATTGCTGGACCTTATTATAAAAAAGGCTAAAAATAACCAAGTTATAATCTCTACTCATTCAGACGTTGTTCTAAAACATCTTAGTGCAATAGAGGGAGCTAAAATATTCTATATTTCCCAGGACAATACAGGCTTGGCTATACCAACCTCAACTATTCAGGAAGTACCCGCCTCACCTCAACAACGAAGAGATATACTAAAGCTCCTGGGTTACGACTTATCCGACAGGGACCTTTTCGAAGGGTATCTTTTATTCGAAGAATCATCAGCTGAACGAATCGTAAGGGATTTCATCATTCCAAATTTCGTCCCGGAGCTTCACCACAAAATCGGAACGATCGCCGCAAACGGAGTAGATGACGTGCACGCAAAATTCAAGCATTTACATGATCTATTCCTATATGTTCACTCTAGTCCAGTTTATAAAAACAAAGCGTGGGTGATTGCCGATGGCGACGAAGCAGGAAAAAGGAATATTGAGAAAATGCAAAATGACTATAAAAAATCCTGGAGTCCCGAACATTTTGTCTGCTTGTCCGAAGAACAATTTGAACGATACTATCCAGCGCTCTTTCAACAAGAGGTGGAACGTATCTTTTCAATACAAAACAAAAAGATCCAAAGAGATGAAAAATTAACACTTCTGAATCAAGTATTAGAATGGTTACAGGAGGACAAAAAAAGGGCTAAAAAAGCGCTAGACGAATCAGCAAAAGAGGTAATTGAACTATTCCAAAAAATCGCCACAGCATTGAAGTAG
- a CDS encoding PKD domain-containing protein encodes MESRYFWKTLWVILMPIAVRAQNPTLTSPTSPPAICSGATFSYLPTSSAPQTSFTWVFVPSSGITAKTTQGQGAIASVLIDNTNAPVNATFQVTLTTATGSSTANVVVTVNPPPTAGFTLNQAAACLTGNNFTFTNTSTGAPPLSYFWSAGDRTNSLATNLTHTYPTSGQFPVQLTTRNAYNCFATATQVVTVYPTPLADFTDAYANGAYQFTNTSVGSPTSYSWNFGDGTTSNTANPAHTFAAGGTYPVVLTVTNAQGCATSMTEDITTPTGGAAGFTVGPSAGICQGATFAFTDRSAGAPVSYQWNFGDGTPFGAGAAPTHTYASAGAFTVTETVSYAGSSSTVSQLVNVYPSPNIGLLMGGTTVCAGSSSGAIIFQPGNDALQFSWTVSDPSIGLQNGSGTYIPAFTVANATPNPVASTLTVSAVSPYGCPISDQNRTFTIKPSPALTDSLPMLEVCAGTTITVPAFTANLAGTTFAWTTTDSLTGLPSSGTGDIAPFVAVNNDSITLTTGLRVVPQFNGCSGVTKEMIYTVDPVPTLDTSAGRPGLCSGTVLSYVPKALAIGTTYAWSRAVQSGISQGAASGNDSIHEVLSSTSSAAVSVVYQYQLTAGNCSSSEPLTVQVLPVPALSGPLDTAVCSGALFRYVPGSATSGASFSWTRAAVSGVNNAPGAGADSIHEVLSNAGLTAVAVQYQYTLSAAGCSQTQDLAVEVNPQPLISLVSPDTQAVCPGGSTQPVTFNVQPAGTSYAWTTDNPGIGLNAGSGSGAVPAFAGVNAGNAPVVAHVRAIAQTAAGCVSTPSGLYTYVVNPAPVATIAEPASTLWCPGTPVSLSASGGNTYQWFYGGSVIGTSSGLAANDSGTYAVQAANTFGCADTADISLSLYPQPQASFIFQTSCLDTPVVFTNTSTEALNLPVTYSWSNGIGGTSTAVSPTFTYQTAGQYTVSLTVTPQGCAAQAATASMPISITTPLPGEKLVDQFVQSGKGASISGRSFTGATYDWMPASGLSDPLVVDPTALLTAPQAYTIAMTMPTGCVTTDTLRVDLIGADVVYIPGGFTPNGDGRNDLFVIAGLNNYPGSSLAVFDRWGKKVYYSSDYQNNWDGGGVMAGTYVYVLELKIPNGGKEYRGTLVVMR; translated from the coding sequence TTGGAATCCCGCTACTTTTGGAAAACACTTTGGGTCATCCTGATGCCCATCGCCGTGCGCGCCCAGAACCCGACGCTCACCAGCCCCACCAGCCCGCCTGCCATCTGCAGCGGGGCGACCTTTTCTTATTTGCCGACCAGCTCGGCTCCGCAAACCAGCTTCACGTGGGTGTTCGTACCCAGCTCCGGTATCACGGCCAAGACGACCCAGGGCCAGGGGGCCATTGCTTCGGTATTGATCGACAATACCAATGCCCCCGTAAATGCCACCTTCCAGGTGACCCTGACCACCGCCACCGGGTCCAGTACGGCTAATGTGGTGGTCACCGTAAATCCACCACCCACTGCGGGATTTACCCTCAACCAGGCCGCGGCCTGCCTGACGGGGAACAACTTTACGTTTACCAACACCAGTACGGGCGCGCCCCCGCTGTCCTATTTCTGGTCTGCGGGTGACCGGACCAATTCCCTGGCGACGAACCTTACCCATACCTACCCGACCTCGGGGCAGTTCCCCGTGCAGCTCACGACCCGGAATGCGTACAATTGTTTTGCCACCGCGACCCAGGTTGTTACCGTATATCCCACACCCCTGGCGGATTTTACAGACGCTTATGCCAACGGCGCCTACCAGTTTACCAATACCTCGGTGGGGAGTCCCACGAGCTATAGCTGGAACTTTGGAGATGGGACGACCAGTAATACTGCCAATCCTGCCCACACCTTTGCCGCCGGGGGCACCTATCCCGTGGTGCTGACCGTCACGAATGCGCAGGGGTGCGCGACTTCGATGACCGAAGACATTACCACGCCCACCGGGGGCGCGGCGGGTTTTACGGTGGGGCCTTCCGCGGGGATTTGCCAGGGGGCGACCTTTGCCTTTACCGACCGGTCTGCGGGGGCGCCCGTTTCCTATCAGTGGAATTTCGGGGACGGGACCCCTTTTGGGGCCGGGGCCGCGCCCACCCATACGTATGCTTCCGCTGGGGCTTTTACGGTTACGGAGACGGTTTCCTACGCCGGTAGTTCCTCTACGGTTTCTCAACTGGTTAATGTTTATCCTTCTCCTAACATCGGGCTTTTGATGGGGGGGACCACTGTATGTGCGGGGTCTTCCAGCGGGGCCATCATCTTTCAACCTGGTAACGATGCCCTGCAGTTTAGCTGGACCGTAAGCGATCCCTCGATCGGGCTTCAGAACGGAAGCGGGACGTATATTCCGGCTTTTACGGTGGCCAACGCTACCCCCAACCCGGTGGCGTCTACGCTTACCGTGTCCGCTGTCAGCCCTTATGGCTGCCCCATTTCGGATCAAAACCGGACTTTTACTATCAAGCCCAGCCCGGCTTTGACGGACAGCTTGCCTATGCTGGAGGTGTGTGCCGGTACTACGATCACCGTTCCGGCGTTTACGGCGAATCTCGCGGGGACTACTTTTGCGTGGACTACGACGGATTCGTTGACAGGGTTACCATCCTCGGGTACCGGTGATATTGCTCCTTTTGTTGCGGTTAATAATGACTCGATTACCCTGACTACGGGTTTGAGGGTTGTTCCGCAGTTCAATGGGTGCTCCGGGGTGACTAAGGAAATGATTTATACGGTGGATCCGGTGCCTACTTTAGATACGAGCGCGGGGCGTCCTGGTTTGTGTTCCGGGACTGTGTTGTCTTATGTTCCCAAAGCGTTGGCCATCGGAACGACTTATGCCTGGAGCAGGGCGGTGCAGAGCGGGATCTCACAAGGGGCGGCTTCAGGGAATGACAGTATACATGAGGTGTTGTCCAGTACTTCCAGCGCGGCGGTTTCTGTTGTCTACCAGTATCAGTTGACGGCGGGGAATTGTTCGTCGAGTGAGCCGCTGACGGTGCAGGTGCTTCCGGTGCCGGCGCTGAGTGGGCCACTTGATACGGCGGTGTGTAGTGGGGCGCTTTTTCGGTATGTGCCGGGTAGTGCAACTTCTGGTGCTTCTTTTTCGTGGACAAGGGCGGCGGTCTCCGGTGTTAACAACGCTCCGGGTGCGGGGGCAGACAGCATACATGAGGTCTTGTCGAATGCGGGGCTGACAGCGGTGGCGGTGCAATATCAATATACTTTGTCGGCTGCCGGGTGTTCTCAGACGCAGGACCTTGCGGTGGAGGTTAATCCGCAGCCGTTGATTAGCCTGGTTTCTCCCGACACCCAGGCGGTGTGCCCGGGGGGATCCACTCAGCCGGTGACGTTTAACGTTCAACCTGCCGGGACTAGCTATGCCTGGACAACCGATAATCCGGGGATTGGGCTTAATGCTGGTTCCGGGTCCGGCGCCGTTCCGGCTTTTGCAGGGGTCAATGCCGGTAATGCGCCGGTTGTGGCGCATGTGCGGGCGATTGCGCAAACGGCGGCGGGGTGTGTGTCGACGCCTTCTGGGTTGTATACTTATGTGGTGAATCCGGCGCCGGTGGCTACGATTGCAGAACCTGCGAGTACCCTTTGGTGTCCGGGGACACCTGTATCGCTGTCTGCTTCGGGGGGGAATACTTATCAGTGGTTTTATGGGGGCTCCGTTATTGGTACCTCTTCTGGTTTGGCCGCCAACGATTCTGGCACCTACGCGGTCCAGGCGGCGAATACGTTTGGTTGTGCGGATACGGCGGATATCAGTCTTTCGCTTTATCCTCAGCCCCAGGCATCGTTTATTTTTCAGACTTCCTGTCTCGATACGCCGGTGGTGTTTACCAATACCTCGACAGAGGCATTGAACCTACCGGTTACGTATAGTTGGAGTAATGGGATAGGGGGGACCAGTACGGCTGTGTCGCCGACCTTTACCTATCAAACGGCCGGGCAGTATACGGTAAGCCTGACCGTAACGCCTCAGGGGTGCGCGGCGCAGGCGGCTACGGCGTCTATGCCGATCTCCATCACCACGCCGCTGCCGGGGGAGAAGCTGGTGGATCAGTTTGTGCAGTCGGGGAAGGGGGCGTCTATTAGTGGGCGGTCCTTTACCGGGGCTACTTATGATTGGATGCCAGCTTCCGGGTTGAGCGATCCGTTGGTGGTGGATCCGACGGCTTTGTTGACGGCGCCACAGGCGTATACCATTGCTATGACCATGCCTACGGGGTGCGTGACGACGGATACGCTTCGCGTTGACCTGATCGGGGCGGATGTGGTGTATATACCTGGTGGGTTTACGCCTAATGGGGATGGGCGCAACGATCTTTTCGTCATCGCGGGGTTGAACAACTATCCCGGGTCTTCGCTGGCGGTGTTTGACCGGTGGGGGAAAAAGGTTTATTACTCCTCCGATTACCAGAATAACTGGGATGGGGGAGGGGTTATGGCGGGGACGTATGTGTATGTGTTGGAGTTGAAGATTCCTAACGGTGGGAAGGAGTATCGGGGGACTTTGGTGGTGATGCGGTAA